A window of Natrinema versiforme contains these coding sequences:
- the argS gene encoding arginine--tRNA ligase, whose product MFLSLRAEVEDALERALSTLDFPTDDLGIEEPPEDVESVLASSVAFRLAGEAGAPPPQVAGQIADEVDADELTYVSEIQTQGPYLNFLPSDAYFAETLGEATDEGYGHLSDRDTSVVVEHTSANPTGPVHVGRARNPIIGDAVANLLDFAGYDVDRHYYVNDAGRQMAVFTWAYETFDEDDLESEPERDRIEYDLVRYYRKGNAYLENADEDDVEEAEAEIESIMQGLEEGDDEAYERVSEVVDQVLGGMTECLARLPAEFDEFVKETRFMRNGDTDDLVDRLQDLDESVYEEDAWQLELEDHGIDKNLVFLRSDGTSLYATRDLAHHEWKFDNYDRAVTVLGEDHKLQAKQVRTTLELLGNDTDRLRQVLYSYVNLPEGKMSTRRGTGVDLDDLLDEAIDRARDEVEDRLDDRIRDDDLDEADIERIAHQVGIGAVRYDIVSKQPTKAITFEWDRALDFEAQSAPYVQYVHARCCGILEEAGIDPETGMDDVETAVDADLLATEAERDLLETTARFPAVVDEAADDLEPHQIATYTREFADRFNGFYRECPVLADDVDPEVREARLALVAASKHAVANALSIMGVAAPRSM is encoded by the coding sequence ATGTTCCTCTCCCTGCGCGCGGAGGTCGAGGACGCCCTCGAGCGGGCGCTCTCGACACTGGACTTCCCGACGGACGACCTCGGAATCGAAGAACCCCCGGAGGACGTCGAGAGCGTCCTCGCCTCGAGCGTGGCGTTCCGACTCGCCGGCGAGGCCGGCGCACCCCCGCCACAGGTCGCGGGGCAGATCGCCGACGAGGTCGACGCCGACGAACTGACCTACGTGTCCGAGATTCAGACGCAGGGGCCGTATCTGAACTTCCTGCCGAGCGACGCATACTTCGCCGAGACGCTGGGCGAAGCGACCGACGAGGGCTACGGCCACCTGTCCGACCGCGACACCAGCGTCGTCGTCGAGCACACGAGCGCGAACCCGACGGGGCCGGTCCACGTCGGGCGCGCCCGAAACCCGATCATCGGCGACGCCGTCGCTAATCTGCTCGATTTCGCCGGCTACGACGTCGACCGCCACTACTACGTCAACGACGCCGGCCGGCAGATGGCCGTCTTCACGTGGGCCTACGAGACCTTCGACGAGGACGACCTCGAGAGCGAACCCGAGCGCGACCGCATCGAGTACGACCTCGTGCGCTACTACCGCAAGGGCAACGCCTACCTCGAGAACGCCGACGAGGACGACGTCGAGGAAGCCGAGGCCGAGATCGAGTCGATCATGCAGGGGCTCGAGGAAGGCGACGACGAGGCCTACGAGCGGGTCAGCGAGGTCGTCGATCAGGTGCTCGGCGGGATGACGGAGTGTCTCGCGCGCCTGCCCGCCGAGTTCGACGAGTTCGTCAAGGAGACGCGGTTCATGCGCAACGGCGACACCGACGACCTCGTCGACCGGCTACAGGACCTCGACGAATCGGTCTACGAGGAGGACGCGTGGCAGCTCGAACTCGAGGACCACGGGATCGACAAGAACCTCGTCTTCCTCCGATCGGACGGCACGTCGCTGTACGCCACCCGCGATCTGGCCCACCACGAGTGGAAGTTCGACAACTACGACCGCGCGGTGACGGTGCTCGGCGAGGACCACAAACTGCAAGCGAAGCAGGTCCGGACGACCCTCGAGTTACTGGGCAACGACACCGACAGGCTCCGGCAGGTGCTGTACTCCTACGTGAACCTGCCCGAGGGGAAGATGAGCACGCGCCGCGGGACCGGCGTGGATCTGGACGATCTGTTAGACGAGGCGATCGACCGCGCCCGCGACGAGGTCGAGGACCGGCTGGACGACCGCATCCGCGACGACGATCTGGACGAGGCAGACATCGAACGCATCGCCCATCAGGTCGGGATCGGCGCGGTCCGCTACGACATCGTCTCCAAGCAACCGACGAAGGCGATCACCTTCGAGTGGGACCGCGCGCTCGACTTCGAGGCCCAGTCCGCCCCCTACGTCCAGTACGTCCACGCGCGCTGCTGTGGCATCTTAGAGGAGGCAGGGATCGACCCCGAGACCGGGATGGACGACGTCGAGACCGCCGTCGACGCCGACCTCCTCGCAACCGAGGCCGAACGGGACCTCCTCGAGACGACCGCGCGGTTCCCGGCGGTCGTCGACGAGGCCGCGGACGACCTCGAGCCCCACCAGATCGCGACCTACACCCGCGAGTTCGCCGACCGGTTCAACGGCTTCTACCGGGAGTGTCCGGTGCTGGCCGACGACGTCGATCCCGAGGTCCGCGAGGCGCGGCTGGCGCTGGTCGCGGCCTCGAAACACGCGGTCGCGAACGCCCTCTCGATCATGGGCGTGGCCGCGCCGCGGTCGATGTGA
- the udk gene encoding uridine kinase, with the protein MSIPSFAIGIAGGTGAGKTTVARTVAETVGEAVTRIPLDNYYEDLSHLAFEEREQINYDHPDAFEWDLLREQLDALLTGQSIEMPQYDFELHNRTDERVTVEPSDIIVLEGILSLYDEEIREMLDLRVYVMTDADVRILRRIERDVIERGRDLEGVIDQYLGTVKPMHEQFVAPTKKQADVIIPEGANRMALDLLIEKVQAELPNDSERSDGSDRELSFDGQAIN; encoded by the coding sequence ATGAGTATACCGTCGTTCGCCATCGGGATCGCCGGCGGCACGGGTGCCGGGAAGACGACGGTCGCACGCACGGTCGCGGAGACCGTCGGCGAGGCCGTCACGCGGATCCCGCTCGACAACTATTACGAGGACCTCTCGCATCTGGCCTTCGAGGAACGCGAGCAGATCAACTACGACCACCCCGACGCGTTCGAGTGGGACCTGCTCCGGGAGCAACTCGACGCGCTGTTGACCGGCCAGTCGATCGAGATGCCCCAGTACGACTTCGAACTGCACAACCGCACCGACGAACGCGTCACCGTCGAGCCCTCGGACATCATCGTCCTCGAGGGAATTCTCTCCCTCTACGACGAGGAGATCCGCGAGATGCTCGACCTGCGGGTGTACGTGATGACCGACGCGGACGTCCGCATCCTGCGCCGGATCGAACGCGACGTCATCGAGCGCGGCCGCGACCTCGAGGGCGTCATCGACCAGTACCTCGGGACGGTCAAACCGATGCACGAGCAGTTCGTCGCCCCGACGAAGAAGCAGGCCGACGTGATCATTCCCGAGGGTGCGAATCGGATGGCGCTCGATCTCCTGATCGAGAAGGTACAGGCCGAACTGCCGAACGACTCGGAGCGATCCGACGGCTCGGACCGCGAACTGTCGTTCGACGGACAGGCGATCAACTGA
- a CDS encoding NUDIX domain-containing protein translates to MVSRPPTFCPDCGTRLESTPIETRERMRCPNCEAIVWHNPVPCAGVAVVDATGPEPAVLCVERGVPPGVGEWTIPGGHMETGEEPATAAARELREETGIVVDPADLEILGASAMPPREGKHVVTVHYVADRADAEGDPVAGSDATDARFWTPAEFDASEETFRPVHEARFREAAALFE, encoded by the coding sequence ATGGTCAGCCGACCGCCGACGTTCTGTCCCGACTGCGGTACCCGCCTCGAGTCGACACCGATCGAAACCCGCGAGCGAATGCGCTGTCCGAACTGCGAGGCGATCGTCTGGCACAACCCGGTTCCCTGTGCCGGCGTCGCGGTGGTCGACGCCACCGGCCCCGAGCCCGCCGTACTCTGCGTCGAACGCGGCGTCCCGCCGGGCGTCGGCGAGTGGACGATCCCCGGCGGCCACATGGAGACCGGCGAGGAGCCGGCGACGGCGGCCGCCCGCGAACTCCGAGAGGAGACCGGGATCGTCGTCGATCCCGCCGACCTCGAGATCCTGGGCGCGTCGGCGATGCCGCCTCGAGAGGGCAAACACGTCGTGACGGTCCACTACGTGGCCGACCGCGCCGATGCCGAGGGCGACCCGGTCGCCGGGAGCGACGCGACGGACGCCCGCTTCTGGACGCCGGCCGAGTTCGATGCCTCCGAGGAGACCTTCCGTCCGGTTCACGAGGCGCGGTTCCGCGAGGCCGCCGCGCTGTTCGAGTAG
- a CDS encoding threonine synthase, with product MAADLTCPDCGAVYEAGPDEPWRCGCGHALEFTERPHPQGDPLPLHSLDTSEGLWTFFEFLPIEQHVTFYEGFTPMVDAPDWDAEFKLEYVFPTGSFKDRGATTTLSRAVELGVEKVVEDSSGNAGASIATYAARAGLDADIYVPADVKQSKLMAIQRADARPVRVEGTREDVTAACLEAVEGDASGDGSPADGAAPYQTGEGWYASHAWNPAFYAGTMTFAFEVAAQQGWTVPDAVVLPIGHGTLFLGAYRGFSLLNEAGIVDGMPRLLGAQAAGYAPIVAALGGDTTDAEGERTDIADGIQITEPARGTEILEAIEETDGDAIALGSDPIETALDRLHRGGFYVEPTCAVAPAALERYRKDGVIAADDDVVVPLTGSGLKTL from the coding sequence ATGGCCGCCGACCTCACCTGTCCCGACTGCGGAGCCGTCTACGAGGCCGGCCCGGACGAACCGTGGCGCTGTGGCTGCGGTCACGCACTGGAATTTACCGAACGGCCCCATCCGCAGGGCGATCCGCTCCCGCTGCACAGCCTCGACACCAGCGAGGGGCTCTGGACGTTCTTCGAGTTCCTCCCGATCGAACAGCACGTCACCTTCTACGAGGGCTTTACGCCGATGGTCGACGCCCCCGACTGGGACGCCGAGTTCAAACTCGAGTACGTCTTCCCGACGGGGTCGTTCAAGGACCGCGGCGCGACGACGACCCTCTCGCGGGCCGTCGAACTCGGCGTCGAGAAAGTCGTCGAGGACTCCTCAGGCAACGCGGGCGCGTCGATCGCGACCTACGCGGCTCGAGCGGGGCTGGACGCGGACATCTACGTCCCGGCGGATGTCAAGCAGTCGAAGCTGATGGCGATCCAGCGGGCCGACGCCCGGCCAGTCCGTGTCGAGGGAACGCGGGAGGACGTGACCGCGGCCTGTCTCGAGGCCGTCGAAGGCGACGCGAGTGGCGACGGGTCGCCGGCCGACGGCGCCGCCCCGTATCAGACGGGCGAGGGCTGGTACGCCAGCCACGCGTGGAACCCCGCGTTCTACGCCGGGACGATGACGTTCGCGTTCGAAGTGGCCGCCCAGCAGGGGTGGACCGTTCCCGACGCCGTCGTCCTCCCGATCGGCCACGGGACGCTCTTTTTAGGGGCCTACCGCGGCTTCTCACTCCTGAACGAGGCCGGTATCGTCGACGGAATGCCCCGCCTACTCGGCGCGCAGGCGGCCGGCTACGCCCCAATCGTCGCCGCGCTCGGCGGCGACACCACCGACGCGGAGGGGGAACGAACCGACATCGCCGACGGCATCCAGATCACCGAACCGGCCCGCGGCACCGAGATCCTCGAGGCGATCGAGGAGACCGACGGCGACGCGATCGCGCTCGGTTCGGACCCGATCGAGACCGCACTGGATCGGCTCCACCGCGGCGGGTTCTACGTCGAGCCCACCTGCGCGGTCGCGCCGGCGGCCCTCGAGCGGTACCGCAAGGACGGCGTCATCGCCGCCGACGACGATGTCGTCGTCCCGCTGACCGGCAGCGGACTGAAAACCCTCTAA
- a CDS encoding succinylglutamate desuccinylase/aspartoacylase family protein, producing the protein MTTTLGTASASPGEIETGRLEVGETRDGSPFGLPVAVVNGADSGKTLYMQAASDGDELNGVGVIQQVVPRLDPTEISGTILIVGIVNYHAFQVAEHRNPIDDTKMNRAYPGNEGGTSTERIAAATFDAATRADLILDLHQGSTSRMLDEVRVRCGKRHRLHDQCLELAKAFGCGYVLDQKGPDGQLARAAPDDGIPTVDPELGGAVGWDEESIRKGVEGVFNVLRYYNFLEGAQPLETQTRARGFEQYGAPAGGLVTLRKELGDRVRPGETLFEVTTPFGEPKAEVTADNDGILWRARRLPQVATGEYVCSVGTDIGEY; encoded by the coding sequence ATGACGACGACGCTCGGAACGGCGAGCGCGTCTCCCGGCGAGATCGAGACGGGGCGTCTCGAGGTCGGCGAGACGCGGGATGGGAGCCCGTTCGGACTGCCAGTCGCCGTAGTGAACGGGGCAGATTCTGGAAAAACGCTTTATATGCAGGCGGCCAGTGACGGCGACGAACTCAACGGCGTCGGCGTGATCCAGCAGGTCGTGCCGCGGCTCGATCCCACGGAGATTTCGGGGACGATCCTCATCGTGGGAATCGTCAATTACCACGCGTTTCAGGTCGCCGAACACCGCAATCCGATCGACGATACGAAGATGAACCGCGCCTACCCGGGCAACGAGGGCGGCACCTCGACGGAGCGGATCGCGGCCGCCACGTTCGACGCCGCGACCCGGGCGGACCTGATCCTCGACCTCCATCAGGGATCGACCAGCCGGATGCTCGACGAGGTGCGGGTCCGCTGTGGCAAACGCCACCGGCTCCACGACCAGTGTCTCGAGCTGGCGAAGGCCTTCGGCTGCGGCTACGTGCTCGACCAGAAGGGACCCGACGGCCAACTGGCCCGCGCGGCCCCCGACGACGGCATCCCGACCGTCGACCCCGAACTCGGCGGGGCCGTCGGCTGGGACGAGGAGAGCATCCGCAAGGGCGTCGAGGGCGTGTTCAACGTGCTCCGGTACTACAACTTCCTCGAGGGCGCCCAGCCGCTCGAGACCCAGACCCGCGCCAGAGGGTTCGAGCAGTACGGCGCTCCCGCCGGCGGACTCGTCACGCTCCGGAAAGAGCTCGGCGACCGCGTTCGACCGGGCGAGACGCTGTTCGAGGTGACGACGCCCTTCGGCGAGCCGAAAGCCGAGGTGACGGCCGACAACGACGGCATCCTCTGGCGAGCGCGGCGGCTCCCGCAGGTCGCAACCGGCGAGTACGTCTGTTCGGTCGGGACCGACATCGGTGAGTACTGA
- a CDS encoding proline dehydrogenase family protein, which yields MIPPIANRFVAGESPAEALEHVRGLNENDVKAIVNLLGEHYDHRDPVEADAAEYRRLVADIAGSGLEACISVKPSQLGLDIGEDVFRSELADIVDAAADHGVFVWIDMEDHTTTDATLDAFEALARDHGGGVGICLQANLRRTRADVKRLADVPGKVRFVKGAYDPPADVAYTDGARIDQEYRDLLEYAFEHDDGGIAVGSHDPAMIEHATALHERYGTDFEIQMLMGVREEAQYELAGEYEVWQYVPYGDRWKSYFYRRVMERRENLRFALRAVLSS from the coding sequence ATGATCCCGCCCATCGCGAACCGGTTCGTCGCGGGGGAATCTCCTGCCGAAGCGCTCGAGCACGTCCGCGGGTTGAACGAGAACGACGTGAAGGCCATCGTCAACCTCCTCGGCGAGCACTACGACCACCGCGATCCCGTCGAAGCCGACGCCGCCGAATACCGCCGACTCGTGGCCGATATCGCGGGTTCGGGACTCGAGGCCTGCATCTCGGTGAAACCCTCGCAACTGGGGCTCGACATCGGCGAGGACGTGTTTCGGAGCGAGCTGGCCGACATCGTCGACGCCGCGGCCGACCATGGCGTCTTCGTCTGGATCGACATGGAAGATCACACGACGACCGACGCGACCCTGGACGCGTTCGAGGCGCTCGCCCGCGACCACGGAGGCGGCGTCGGCATCTGCCTGCAGGCCAATCTCAGGCGGACTCGAGCGGACGTGAAACGGCTGGCCGACGTTCCCGGCAAGGTCCGCTTCGTCAAGGGGGCCTACGACCCGCCGGCCGACGTGGCCTACACGGACGGAGCGCGGATCGATCAGGAGTATCGGGACCTGCTCGAGTACGCGTTCGAACACGACGACGGCGGCATCGCGGTGGGGAGCCACGATCCGGCGATGATCGAGCACGCGACGGCACTCCACGAGCGGTACGGCACCGACTTCGAGATCCAGATGCTCATGGGCGTCCGCGAGGAGGCCCAGTACGAGTTGGCAGGGGAGTACGAGGTCTGGCAGTACGTCCCCTACGGCGACCGCTGGAAGTCCTACTTCTACCGCCGAGTCATGGAACGACGGGAGAACCTCCGGTTCGCGCTCCGAGCCGTATTGAGCAGTTGA
- a CDS encoding amino acid permease has translation MSADEELAKDLGLLSAIAIGIGTMIGAGIFVLPGTAVARAGPLAALTFVIGGVTALFTALSASELGTAMPKSGGAYFYINRALGPLFGSISGWANWLGLAFASAFYMYGFGEYVNQLVGAQAIGLGPVTISAAQTIGLIGAALFIAINYMGAKETGGLQIGIVLTLLAILGVFTIVGLLNADLESLRPLAPEGTTGEVLPVTAIVFVSYLGFVQITSVAEEIKNPGRNLPLAVIGSVVIVTVVYALFLLVLLAAVPNELVANNDTAVVEAAELLFGQYSVFGFGLGALGWGLLLLGGLLATASSANASILSSSRINFAMGREKIISPSVNEIHPRFGTPYKSILITGGLIIVFLLFGNLEILSTAGSVLHLIVYGLLNIALIVMREAEPADYDPDFEVPLYPIVPIIGTISSFALIAYIEPLVIALSAGLVVFAAVWYLLYARQHVESAGVFAGWILDRSEEMPDAAVAAADTVRPDAARGSAASTNGGDFRVMVPLSNPRTEKDLITLAGAVAKQRGGTVHAVHIVQVPDQTPLERAEENDRLDAESQKLLEQARTDAETFGATVETHTVLSHRSFEEVFDAARAFEADQVVMGWGPTAHGRAESRIDELTHDLPCDFLVLNERGFDPDRILVPTAGGPDSELSAEVAGLLREEFDSQVTLLHVLTDGESPEEGEQFLEEWAAENGLADAELRLEDGDVETSIAEAASEATLVVIGATGEGLLSRIVRGSLVLDVLEDIECSVLLAERARERTMRERLLGVEEE, from the coding sequence ATGAGCGCCGACGAAGAACTCGCGAAGGACCTCGGACTGCTCTCGGCGATCGCGATCGGTATCGGGACGATGATCGGGGCCGGTATCTTCGTGCTGCCGGGAACCGCAGTCGCTCGAGCGGGGCCGCTCGCGGCGCTCACCTTCGTCATCGGCGGCGTCACCGCGCTGTTTACGGCGCTGTCGGCCTCCGAACTGGGAACGGCGATGCCGAAATCCGGCGGTGCCTACTTCTACATCAACCGCGCGCTCGGCCCGCTGTTCGGGTCGATCAGCGGCTGGGCGAACTGGCTCGGGCTGGCCTTCGCGTCCGCGTTCTACATGTACGGGTTCGGCGAGTACGTCAACCAGCTCGTTGGCGCGCAGGCCATCGGGCTCGGCCCGGTGACGATTTCGGCCGCTCAGACGATCGGACTGATCGGTGCGGCGCTGTTCATCGCCATCAACTACATGGGTGCCAAGGAGACCGGCGGCCTCCAGATCGGCATCGTGCTCACGCTGTTGGCCATCCTCGGCGTCTTCACGATCGTCGGGCTCCTGAACGCCGACCTCGAGTCGCTGCGGCCGCTCGCGCCCGAGGGGACGACCGGCGAGGTGCTCCCGGTGACCGCCATCGTCTTCGTCTCCTACCTCGGCTTCGTCCAGATCACCTCCGTCGCCGAGGAGATCAAGAACCCCGGCCGGAACCTCCCGCTGGCGGTCATCGGCTCGGTCGTCATCGTCACGGTCGTCTACGCCCTGTTCCTCCTCGTCCTGCTGGCGGCGGTGCCCAACGAGCTGGTGGCGAACAACGACACGGCGGTCGTCGAGGCCGCCGAGTTGCTCTTCGGCCAGTACAGCGTCTTCGGGTTCGGTCTGGGGGCGCTCGGCTGGGGGCTGTTACTGCTCGGAGGCCTTCTGGCGACGGCCTCGAGCGCGAACGCGTCGATCCTCTCGTCGTCGCGGATCAACTTCGCGATGGGCCGGGAGAAGATCATTTCGCCGTCGGTCAACGAGATCCACCCCCGCTTCGGGACGCCGTACAAGTCGATCCTGATCACCGGGGGACTCATCATCGTCTTCCTCCTCTTTGGCAACCTCGAGATCCTCTCGACGGCCGGCTCGGTGTTGCACCTGATCGTCTACGGCCTGTTGAACATCGCGCTGATCGTCATGCGGGAGGCCGAACCCGCCGACTACGATCCCGACTTCGAGGTGCCGCTGTATCCGATCGTCCCGATCATCGGGACGATCTCGTCGTTCGCGCTGATCGCGTACATCGAACCGCTCGTCATCGCGCTCTCGGCGGGGCTCGTCGTCTTCGCGGCGGTGTGGTACCTGCTGTACGCCCGCCAGCACGTCGAGAGCGCCGGGGTCTTCGCCGGCTGGATCCTCGACCGGTCCGAGGAGATGCCTGACGCTGCGGTGGCCGCGGCCGACACGGTCCGTCCCGACGCCGCTAGAGGGTCCGCCGCGAGCACGAACGGCGGCGACTTCCGCGTGATGGTCCCCCTCTCGAACCCGCGGACTGAGAAGGACCTCATCACGCTCGCCGGCGCCGTCGCGAAGCAACGTGGCGGCACGGTCCACGCGGTCCACATCGTGCAAGTGCCCGACCAGACGCCGCTCGAGCGGGCCGAGGAGAACGACCGCCTCGACGCCGAGTCCCAGAAGTTGCTCGAGCAGGCCCGGACCGACGCCGAGACGTTCGGCGCGACGGTCGAGACCCACACCGTCCTCTCGCATCGCTCGTTCGAGGAGGTCTTCGACGCGGCTCGCGCCTTCGAGGCCGATCAGGTCGTCATGGGCTGGGGACCGACCGCACACGGCCGCGCCGAGTCCCGCATCGACGAACTGACCCACGATCTCCCCTGTGACTTCCTCGTGTTGAACGAGCGGGGCTTCGACCCCGACCGGATCCTCGTCCCGACCGCGGGCGGCCCCGACTCGGAGCTCAGCGCCGAGGTCGCTGGGCTGCTCCGCGAGGAGTTCGACTCGCAGGTGACGCTGTTGCACGTCCTCACCGACGGCGAGTCCCCCGAGGAGGGCGAGCAGTTCCTCGAGGAGTGGGCCGCCGAGAACGGCCTCGCCGACGCCGAACTCCGGCTCGAGGACGGCGATGTCGAGACGTCCATCGCGGAGGCCGCCTCCGAGGCAACGCTGGTCGTCATCGGGGCGACCGGCGAGGGGCTGCTCTCCCGGATCGTCCGCGGCTCGCTGGTCTTAGACGTGCTCGAGGACATCGAGTGTTCGGTGCTGCTGGCCGAACGGGCCCGGGAACGGACCATGCGTGAACGGCTGCTGGGAGTCGAAGAAGAGTAG
- a CDS encoding aspartate aminotransferase family protein — protein sequence MTAGPPIDELHFADAPTVDDVPGPNTRALLEKQREIDSSAVAYPDDIPIAFEEGKGATVRDADGNTYIDLFAGIGVLNVGHSNPYVLEAVHEQADKFVHTVDFPTEARLELIEKLDEIAPDGLQGQNKVVFGGPTGSDAIEASIKLSKYNTGGDGLIAFRGAYHGATTGAMSVTSNKKFKGDYTPLLSDVVHAPYPHPFRQDKTPEAAVDHALEEVQAIVEDPYGGLANPAGIIVEPIQGEGGIVTPPKGFLQGLRDIADDNDVTLVFDEIQSGLGRTGQWWASDWDGVAPDAMTSAKALGGVGFPLSATMYHEDLDTWGPGDHAGTYRGHVVGMRAGTRAIEYIQDHDLLAHARDLGEYIQGRLREAGEGNDRLADIRGKGLFIGAEFVDADGQPNGDLVDAIQQYCFERGVLVWTAGRHGNVLRFLPPLVLTHELAETALDVVVEAIDDVTAEAKRAA from the coding sequence ATGACGGCAGGACCGCCGATAGACGAACTTCACTTCGCGGACGCACCAACCGTCGACGACGTGCCCGGGCCGAACACGCGGGCGCTGCTCGAGAAACAGCGCGAGATCGACAGCAGCGCGGTCGCCTACCCGGACGACATCCCGATCGCCTTCGAGGAGGGGAAGGGCGCGACGGTCCGAGACGCCGACGGCAACACCTACATCGACCTCTTCGCGGGCATCGGCGTGCTCAACGTCGGTCACTCGAACCCCTACGTGCTCGAGGCGGTCCACGAGCAGGCCGACAAGTTCGTTCACACGGTCGACTTCCCGACCGAAGCGCGCCTCGAGTTGATCGAGAAGTTAGACGAGATCGCGCCCGACGGCCTGCAGGGACAGAACAAGGTCGTCTTCGGCGGCCCGACCGGCAGCGACGCCATCGAGGCGTCGATCAAACTCTCGAAGTACAACACGGGCGGCGACGGCCTGATCGCCTTCCGCGGTGCCTACCACGGCGCGACGACCGGCGCGATGAGCGTCACGTCGAACAAGAAGTTCAAGGGCGACTACACGCCGTTGCTCTCCGACGTCGTCCACGCGCCCTACCCCCACCCGTTCCGACAGGACAAGACGCCCGAGGCGGCGGTCGATCACGCGCTCGAGGAGGTCCAAGCCATCGTCGAAGATCCCTACGGCGGGCTGGCGAACCCGGCCGGCATCATCGTCGAACCGATTCAGGGCGAGGGCGGCATCGTCACGCCGCCGAAAGGGTTCTTGCAGGGGCTGCGCGACATCGCCGACGACAACGACGTGACGCTCGTCTTCGACGAGATTCAGAGCGGCCTCGGCCGCACTGGCCAGTGGTGGGCCAGCGACTGGGACGGGGTCGCCCCCGACGCGATGACGAGCGCGAAGGCGCTCGGCGGCGTCGGCTTCCCGCTGTCGGCCACGATGTACCACGAGGATCTGGACACGTGGGGGCCGGGCGACCACGCCGGCACCTACCGCGGCCACGTCGTCGGCATGCGGGCCGGCACCCGCGCCATCGAGTACATTCAGGACCACGACCTGCTCGCCCACGCCCGCGACCTCGGCGAGTACATTCAGGGGCGGCTCCGCGAGGCCGGCGAGGGCAACGACCGGCTCGCCGATATCCGCGGCAAAGGCCTGTTCATCGGCGCGGAGTTCGTCGACGCGGACGGCCAGCCGAACGGCGACCTCGTCGACGCCATCCAGCAGTACTGCTTCGAGCGCGGCGTCCTCGTCTGGACGGCCGGCCGCCACGGCAACGTGCTCCGGTTCCTGCCGCCGCTGGTGCTCACCCACGAACTGGCCGAGACCGCACTCGACGTGGTCGTCGAAGCGATCGACGATGTGACCGCCGAAGCGAAACGGGCCGCCTGA
- a CDS encoding Rid family detoxifying hydrolase yields MSDIDSIETDDAPSTDNPYSQGVRAGDTLYVSGYGPVDPDTGAVVEGDIEAQTDRVLDNIAAVVDEAGGDGLADVVKVTVYLTDLEDYERVNEAYGARFGEDPPARVCVEVARLPEDVRVELDATASLG; encoded by the coding sequence ATGTCCGACATCGACTCCATCGAGACCGACGACGCACCGAGCACCGACAACCCCTACTCGCAGGGCGTCCGCGCCGGCGACACGCTGTACGTCTCCGGCTACGGCCCCGTCGATCCCGACACGGGCGCGGTCGTCGAGGGCGACATCGAGGCACAGACCGACCGGGTACTCGATAACATCGCCGCCGTCGTCGACGAAGCCGGCGGCGACGGCCTCGCCGACGTGGTCAAAGTCACCGTCTACCTGACCGATCTCGAGGACTACGAGCGGGTCAACGAGGCCTACGGCGCGCGATTCGGCGAGGACCCGCCGGCTCGAGTCTGCGTGGAGGTCGCGCGGCTCCCCGAAGACGTCCGCGTGGAACTCGACGCGACGGCGTCTCTGGGTTAA